Proteins found in one Sporosarcina sp. FSL K6-3457 genomic segment:
- a CDS encoding VanW family protein yields the protein MGMNSLQPKKRSKLRIFLGKKAYRLKRYSEWYIDGKKYATKRTETKLSHAVFQHRTPLFRELKDVEMELQRNKVVNLKIAVKRLNGIVLQPGETFSYWRLIGNTTKRKGYVEGMILHYGKVTTGVGGGLCQLSNLIYWMTIHTPLTVTERYRHSYDVFPDSKRNQPFGSGATCAYNYLDLQIKNETTEPYQLVVSVTDTSLVGEWRTAIPASRTYKVYEKDHSFSLELWGGYVRHNSIYREVYNMNGEQIDDEFITENHAIMMYEPFLSYGE from the coding sequence GTGGGGATGAATTCATTGCAACCGAAAAAGCGGAGCAAGCTGCGTATATTTCTTGGCAAGAAAGCGTATCGCTTGAAGCGTTATTCGGAATGGTACATAGATGGTAAGAAGTATGCGACAAAGCGGACAGAGACCAAGTTGAGTCATGCTGTGTTTCAACATCGAACGCCTTTGTTTCGTGAGTTGAAGGATGTTGAGATGGAGTTACAAAGGAATAAAGTCGTCAATTTAAAGATTGCGGTGAAACGGTTGAATGGCATTGTACTTCAACCTGGGGAGACATTTTCTTATTGGCGCTTAATTGGCAATACAACGAAACGGAAGGGCTATGTCGAGGGGATGATTTTGCATTATGGGAAAGTAACGACGGGCGTTGGCGGTGGATTGTGTCAGTTGTCGAACCTGATTTACTGGATGACGATTCACACGCCTTTGACTGTGACGGAACGTTATCGCCACAGTTACGATGTATTCCCGGATTCAAAACGTAACCAGCCATTCGGCAGTGGCGCGACCTGTGCATATAACTATTTAGATTTACAAATAAAGAACGAAACGACTGAGCCTTATCAGCTCGTGGTTTCTGTGACGGATACTTCGCTTGTTGGTGAATGGCGTACGGCAATACCTGCGAGTCGAACGTATAAAGTCTATGAAAAGGATCATAGTTTTTCGCTTGAACTATGGGGTGGCTATGTGCGTCATAATTCGATTTATAGAGAAGTATATAACATGAATGGCGAGCAGATTGATGATGAATTTATTACAGAAAATCATGCGATTATGATGTATGAGCCGTTTTTGAGCTATGGGGAGTGA